Proteins encoded together in one Lysinibacter cavernae window:
- a CDS encoding ABC transporter ATP-binding protein: MTNAPAISIQHLNKSFGRVPVISDLSLDVASGEFVSLIGPSGCGKSTLFNILAGLDSADAGTVFLHGESINSPREAAEHCAYMPQDDVLFAWRNVLDNAIIGLQIQGVSKAEARAKALELLPVFGLSGTENERPEHLSGGMRQRVSLLRTVLLGKRILLLDEPFAALDSLTRTDMQEWLGTLWSQLGLTIVLITHDIREAVRLSDRVIALAPRPTAVKREVALDAPHAGIRTRSRHPTVLDAEAALTDLLHGV; encoded by the coding sequence CAGCATCCAGCATCTCAACAAATCCTTTGGCAGGGTCCCCGTCATCAGCGATTTATCACTCGACGTGGCGTCCGGCGAATTTGTTTCGCTCATCGGGCCGAGCGGCTGCGGCAAGAGCACGCTGTTTAATATCCTCGCCGGGCTCGATTCGGCGGATGCCGGAACCGTTTTCCTGCACGGCGAGAGTATCAATTCACCTCGCGAGGCGGCCGAGCACTGCGCGTATATGCCGCAGGATGACGTGCTCTTTGCCTGGCGCAACGTGCTCGACAACGCCATCATTGGGCTGCAGATCCAGGGCGTTTCCAAGGCGGAGGCCAGGGCAAAGGCCCTCGAGCTTCTGCCGGTCTTTGGGCTGAGCGGCACCGAAAACGAACGGCCTGAGCACCTGTCTGGCGGGATGCGTCAGCGTGTCTCGCTGCTGAGAACCGTGCTGCTTGGCAAGCGTATCCTGCTGCTCGACGAGCCGTTTGCGGCGCTCGACTCACTCACCAGAACCGACATGCAGGAGTGGCTTGGCACGCTCTGGAGCCAGCTTGGCCTCACGATTGTCTTGATTACCCACGACATCCGCGAGGCGGTTCGGCTCTCTGACCGGGTGATCGCGCTCGCACCCCGCCCAACGGCCGTGAAACGTGAGGTGGCACTGGATGCCCCGCACGCTGGCATTCGGACCCGCTCACGCCACCCAACAGTGCTCGACGCAGAGGCGGCGCTCACCGACCTTCTGCACGGCGTCTAA
- a CDS encoding DeoR/GlpR family DNA-binding transcription regulator: MKKDERFSHILEAVMNNGQQRVEELVLSLGVSAATIRRDLDALAKQQMITRTHGGASRQSVDYDLPVRYRNTSRAQQKAAIGGVASQLVSKGDVIGLTGGTTTTAIVEALLARPDLMEPSPTPNLTVVTTAINIAVQFSLRPQVRVVVSGGVAHPHSYELVGPLAASVLSQITMDLSFIGVNALSPQFGAMIHDEGEAAINALMASRSTKSYIVADSQKIGHTAFANVGSTSLFTGVITDAGIENEQAVALRDAGFSVLT; this comes from the coding sequence ATGAAAAAAGACGAACGATTCAGCCACATACTTGAGGCGGTCATGAATAACGGCCAACAACGAGTTGAGGAACTGGTGCTCAGCCTCGGCGTCTCAGCGGCCACCATTCGCCGTGACCTCGACGCACTGGCCAAGCAACAGATGATCACGCGCACCCACGGCGGCGCCTCACGACAATCTGTTGACTACGACCTACCCGTTCGCTATCGAAATACCTCACGAGCCCAACAGAAAGCGGCAATCGGTGGCGTAGCGTCACAGCTCGTTAGTAAGGGCGACGTGATAGGACTTACCGGCGGCACCACAACGACCGCGATCGTTGAAGCACTACTTGCGCGACCCGACCTCATGGAGCCATCGCCAACGCCAAACCTCACGGTCGTGACCACAGCGATCAACATTGCGGTTCAGTTCTCGCTGCGACCACAGGTGCGAGTCGTGGTGAGCGGCGGCGTCGCCCACCCCCACTCCTATGAACTTGTTGGGCCACTCGCGGCAAGCGTGCTGTCGCAAATTACGATGGACTTGTCATTCATCGGGGTGAATGCTTTGAGCCCACAATTTGGTGCGATGATCCACGACGAAGGCGAGGCAGCAATCAATGCCCTCATGGCGTCGCGGTCAACCAAGTCATACATCGTCGCCGATTCACAAAAAATCGGCCACACCGCATTTGCGAATGTCGGATCGACGTCGCTATTCACCGGTGTCATCACCGATGCCGGAATCGAAAACGAACAAGCAGTTGCGCTGAGGGATGCAGGGTTCAGCGTCCTCACCTGA
- the yiaA gene encoding inner membrane protein YiaA: protein MNTINELQKPTPAFIGASWLALLIGVCTYLIGLWNAGMELNEKGYYFTILMYGLFSAVSLQKTVRDRLENIKVTNLYLGLAWFSLVLSIALLVIGLWNAGSIELSEKGFYAISFVMALFASVAVQKNVRDVARYKQLEAEQELVYPETIPATYTSYESAPTQ from the coding sequence ATGAATACCATTAACGAGCTACAGAAACCCACCCCCGCCTTTATCGGCGCATCCTGGTTGGCGCTGCTCATCGGCGTCTGCACGTACCTCATCGGTCTGTGGAACGCAGGCATGGAGTTGAACGAAAAAGGCTACTACTTCACGATTCTCATGTACGGCCTGTTCTCGGCGGTTTCTCTCCAGAAGACCGTGCGTGACCGCCTCGAAAACATCAAGGTGACGAACCTGTACCTTGGTCTCGCCTGGTTCTCGCTGGTGCTCTCAATTGCGTTGCTGGTTATTGGCCTGTGGAACGCCGGCAGCATCGAACTGAGCGAAAAGGGTTTCTACGCCATCTCGTTTGTGATGGCGCTCTTCGCCTCGGTTGCGGTGCAAAAGAACGTGCGCGACGTTGCACGCTACAAGCAGCTCGAGGCTGAGCAGGAACTCGTCTACCCAGAGACGATCCCAGCGACGTACACGTCCTACGAATCGGCGCCGACGCAGTAG
- the dnaE gene encoding DNA polymerase III subunit alpha, with amino-acid sequence MSKSDSFVHLHVHSEYSMLDGAARVKPLIAEAVNLGMPAIAVTDHGNTFGAFDFWNTATNAGIKPIIGTEAYLTPGTHRSDRTRIRWGNGSGDDVSGSGAYTHMTLLSASQAGMHNLFRLSSRSSIEGYYFKPRMDREILSQYAQGLIATTGCPSGEVQTRLRLGQYNEAREAAADFRDIFGAENFYCEIMDHGIDIERRVMSDLIKLAKDLGLPLVATNDLHYTHAADAESHAALLCVQSGSRLDDPNRFKFDANEFYLKSPAEMRQVFRDYPEACDNTLLIAERCETAFDTKANYMPRYPCPPGENEDSWFVKEVETGLHHRYPNGIPDNVRKQADYEVGVILQMGFPGYFLVVADFIRWSRDNGIRVGPGRGSGAGSMAAYAMKITDLDPLQHGLIFERFLNPDRVSMPDFDVDFDERRRGEVIKYVTEKYGDERVAQIVTYGTIKAKQALKDSSRVLGFPYGMGEKLTKAMPPAVMGKDIPLEGIMDPAHPRYKEASDFRALLEMDAEARTVFETARGIENLKRQWGVHAAGVIMSSDPLIDIIPIMKREQDGQIVTQFDYPACESLGLIKMDFLGLRNLTILDDALDNIRANRNEELVLEDLDLTDQAAYDLIARGDTLGVFQLDGGPMRGLLRLMKPDNFEDISAVLALYRPGPMGANSHTNYALRKNGAQEIEPIHPELADALLEVLGGTYGLIVYQEQVMSIAQKLAGFTLAQADLLRRAMGKKKKSELDKQYEGFSKGMNDNGFSNAAVKALWDVLLPFSDYAFNKAHSAAYGVLSYWTAYLKANYPAEFMAALLTSVGDSKDKLGMYLNECRRMGIQVLAPDVNESFVHFSAVGKDIRFGLGAIRNVGANVVDLIKESRETKGRFTTFHGFLNNVPLTVLNKRTVESLIKAGAFDSISPVRRALLEIHEDAVEAAALLKRNEAHGQVDLFGDMFADDEVEEQVPDRPEWAKKDKLAFEREMLGLYVSDHPLAGLEIPLAKHASTTVNEINNPDANFDGEIVTVAGLITSVQHRVAKSGNQYGMLTVEDFTGEIQVLLMGKTYLEFGPMLQSDAIASVRGKINARDDGMSMHAYGVTLPEVAVAEIGAPISITVQDRRATEKTMRELRELLERHPGQNEVRLRLLTPDAVRVFELPFTVTVTSSFFGDIKGLLGPRCLI; translated from the coding sequence GTGTCGAAGTCTGATTCCTTTGTGCATTTGCACGTCCACAGCGAGTACTCAATGCTCGACGGAGCCGCCCGCGTCAAACCCCTGATCGCCGAGGCCGTCAATCTTGGCATGCCTGCGATTGCGGTCACCGACCACGGCAACACCTTTGGTGCCTTCGACTTCTGGAACACGGCAACCAACGCGGGCATCAAACCCATTATCGGGACAGAGGCTTACCTCACGCCAGGTACGCACCGCAGCGACCGCACGCGAATCCGCTGGGGCAACGGCAGCGGAGACGACGTTTCTGGTTCGGGTGCCTACACACACATGACGCTGCTCTCGGCCTCGCAGGCCGGCATGCACAACCTCTTCCGCCTGTCGAGCCGCTCGTCTATCGAGGGCTACTACTTTAAGCCTCGTATGGACCGCGAGATCCTCAGCCAGTACGCGCAGGGCCTCATCGCCACAACCGGATGCCCAAGTGGCGAGGTGCAGACTCGCCTTCGGCTTGGTCAGTACAACGAAGCGCGCGAGGCCGCCGCCGATTTCCGCGATATTTTTGGCGCTGAGAATTTCTACTGCGAAATCATGGATCACGGCATCGACATCGAGCGCCGGGTCATGTCAGACCTCATCAAGCTCGCAAAAGACCTCGGGCTTCCGCTCGTGGCGACAAACGACCTCCACTACACACACGCAGCCGATGCCGAGTCACACGCCGCCCTGCTGTGTGTGCAGTCTGGTTCACGGCTCGACGACCCCAACCGATTCAAATTTGATGCCAACGAGTTCTACCTCAAGTCGCCAGCCGAGATGCGTCAGGTGTTCCGCGACTACCCAGAGGCGTGCGACAACACGTTGCTTATCGCCGAGCGCTGCGAAACGGCCTTTGATACCAAAGCCAACTACATGCCGCGTTACCCCTGCCCTCCGGGCGAAAACGAGGACAGCTGGTTTGTGAAAGAGGTCGAAACCGGCCTGCACCACCGCTACCCAAACGGCATTCCCGATAACGTCCGCAAGCAGGCTGACTACGAAGTTGGCGTTATCCTGCAGATGGGCTTCCCCGGGTACTTCCTCGTGGTTGCCGACTTCATTCGCTGGTCACGTGACAACGGCATCCGAGTTGGTCCTGGCCGCGGTTCAGGTGCAGGCTCGATGGCGGCATACGCCATGAAAATCACCGACCTCGACCCGCTGCAGCACGGCCTCATCTTTGAGCGATTCCTCAACCCAGACCGTGTCTCCATGCCCGACTTCGACGTCGACTTCGACGAGCGTCGTCGCGGTGAGGTCATCAAATACGTGACCGAAAAATACGGCGACGAGCGCGTTGCCCAGATCGTCACCTACGGAACGATCAAGGCCAAGCAGGCCCTCAAAGACTCCTCTCGCGTACTCGGCTTTCCATACGGCATGGGCGAGAAGCTCACCAAGGCGATGCCGCCGGCGGTCATGGGTAAAGATATCCCGCTTGAGGGCATCATGGACCCGGCCCACCCCCGCTACAAAGAGGCATCCGACTTCCGCGCGCTGCTTGAGATGGATGCAGAGGCACGCACCGTCTTCGAGACCGCGCGTGGCATCGAGAACCTGAAACGCCAGTGGGGCGTGCACGCGGCAGGCGTGATCATGTCGAGCGACCCGCTCATCGACATCATCCCCATCATGAAGCGCGAGCAAGACGGCCAGATCGTCACGCAGTTTGACTACCCGGCTTGTGAGTCGCTTGGTCTCATCAAGATGGACTTCTTGGGGCTTCGTAACCTCACGATCCTTGACGACGCCCTCGACAACATCCGGGCAAACCGCAACGAAGAGCTCGTGCTCGAAGACCTCGATCTGACCGATCAGGCAGCATACGACCTCATCGCCCGCGGTGACACGCTTGGCGTGTTCCAGCTTGATGGTGGCCCGATGCGCGGTCTGCTTCGCCTCATGAAGCCCGACAACTTTGAAGACATCTCGGCCGTTTTGGCCCTGTACCGCCCCGGCCCGATGGGTGCGAACTCGCACACCAACTACGCGTTGCGTAAGAACGGCGCTCAAGAGATTGAGCCCATCCACCCAGAGCTTGCCGATGCGCTGCTCGAAGTGCTTGGTGGCACCTACGGCCTCATCGTGTACCAAGAACAGGTCATGTCGATCGCGCAGAAGCTCGCAGGCTTTACGCTTGCGCAGGCCGACCTGCTGCGTCGAGCAATGGGTAAGAAGAAAAAATCAGAGCTCGACAAGCAGTACGAAGGCTTCTCGAAGGGCATGAACGACAACGGCTTCTCAAATGCCGCAGTCAAGGCGCTCTGGGACGTGCTGCTGCCCTTCTCCGACTACGCCTTTAACAAGGCCCACTCCGCCGCCTATGGCGTGCTGAGCTACTGGACCGCCTACCTCAAGGCCAATTACCCCGCCGAGTTTATGGCGGCGCTGCTCACAAGCGTTGGCGACTCAAAAGACAAGCTCGGCATGTACCTCAACGAGTGTCGGCGCATGGGCATCCAGGTGCTTGCCCCTGATGTCAACGAATCGTTTGTGCACTTCTCGGCCGTTGGCAAAGATATCCGCTTTGGCCTTGGTGCCATTCGTAACGTTGGTGCCAACGTGGTTGACCTCATCAAGGAGTCCCGAGAAACGAAGGGGCGATTCACCACCTTCCACGGATTCCTCAACAACGTGCCGCTGACGGTGCTCAATAAGCGCACGGTTGAGTCGCTCATCAAGGCTGGTGCCTTCGACTCCATTTCGCCGGTGCGTCGTGCGCTCCTCGAAATCCACGAGGATGCAGTCGAAGCCGCCGCGCTGCTCAAACGCAACGAGGCCCACGGCCAGGTCGACCTCTTCGGCGATATGTTTGCCGACGACGAGGTTGAAGAGCAGGTTCCCGACCGGCCCGAATGGGCGAAAAAAGACAAGCTGGCGTTCGAACGCGAGATGCTTGGGCTCTACGTTTCCGATCATCCGCTCGCCGGTCTCGAAATTCCGCTGGCGAAGCACGCCTCAACAACCGTCAACGAGATTAACAACCCTGACGCCAACTTTGACGGTGAGATTGTCACTGTTGCTGGTCTCATCACAAGCGTGCAGCACCGCGTCGCGAAGTCTGGCAACCAGTACGGCATGCTGACCGTTGAGGACTTCACCGGCGAGATTCAGGTGCTGCTCATGGGCAAGACGTACCTCGAGTTTGGGCCGATGCTGCAGAGCGACGCGATTGCCTCGGTGCGTGGCAAAATTAACGCGCGAGACGATGGTATGTCGATGCATGCATATGGGGTCACGCTGCCGGAGGTTGCCGTTGCGGAGATCGGCGCGCCCATCAGCATTACGGTGCAGGATCGACGCGCGACCGAGAAAACGATGCGAGAGCTGCGCGAGCTGCTCGAACGTCATCCTGGCCAGAACGAGGTGCGATTGCGCCTGCTCACCCCAGACGCGGTGCGCGTCTTCGAGCTTCCCTTCACGGTCACGGTGACATCAAGTTTCTTCGGAGATATCAAGGGACTCTTGGGCCCCCGCTGCCTCATCTAG
- a CDS encoding NPCBM/NEW2 domain-containing protein encodes MTAAGALVVSLLPLALISSGAQAAPVPAAKTSAPKPVSPEVPLDPTGKTLGAISGVTQTGSAVTMTAERGAIRVTFLDDTSLRVEADPSGIFSDPANTPQGDVKQSANIVVGAQDFAGTTVSLANGSTIAVSTPRVTLEIDKATSQMTLKRADGSVVWAEKSPLSLSATASTQTLKSQPGEQFIGGGMQNGRSIHTGATINIARNSDWDDDGYPNAVPYYMSSNGYGVLRDTFAKGSYVFAGDPTLSHQEKRFDAFYFVGDYKQSLDGYTKLTGRPMMPPVYALEYGDADCYNRSSPSYKPSGFGDPGNMKQVTPDAAKVAQGFVDHNMPGGWMLVNDGYGCEYTQLPETTAKIAEVSGMKTGLWTERSLTNQPYEVGDAGIRMRKLDVAWVGSGYRLALTGCEAAYNGIEQNSDARGTALMVEGWAGSQRCGMQWTGDHTGNLDAVRWQVSALTGAGNSGLAFTTGDVDGIFGGSMQSYVRDLQWKTFAPALYSMSGWASTDKRPWLYGDEATEINRSYLELRQRLLPYIYTLAAESHSSGTPMMRSLALEYPNDPASYSAEANNEFLLGNDFLVAPVFTASNVRNGIYLPEGTWVDYWSGELYQGGRVLNGYSAPLDMLPVFVRAGAVVPQGIAARNSALTPEDSAITVDIYPAGTSTFTLYEDDKTTRAYQSGAASSQEFTVSAPESDAGDVSVTVGARVGEYSGKSASRPYVLDVHSGTRPDAVERDGVALDVLADRAAFDAADQGWFYDADAAGGTVHVKVGAVGSGTAAAVVLKGASAVGGSDSDALAAQVDVQLDDQVFLEGETTATVVFTNTGDQAKTEVSVEPVLPANWTLTKPVAASIARVEPGALATVTFTAKPSAGAAGGPQTVSAKATYTDAGGTLQSVEGANQIYVGYGSIAGAYNLVSTTDLATRTAGNFDGGGSSLSAEELAKQGIVPGAPVTVGTGDSAVTYTWPNVANGTPNSVQLDGQTISVGGTGTHLAILGSAASTAGVANEVKLQYTDGSTQMATFTYPNWLQPTDLKGATLAISTQGRNSATNPAGYEYGQYKYQVFQAMVRLNPVKELKSVTLPVNSAVKIFDWNVVARALPAPVTADAFVSDLAWVSATNGYGVIGKDVANKDSASSPDLPLVINTSAELKKTYTKGLGVHAPSKITYYLGGSCSTFTADVGLEDAFNGTVIFKVDVDGVKKYQGTTFKAGFPTESIAIDVTGAQYIDLIVDPIDPKAISGAHGVWGDARVTCAEPDTEPPLTTATSSVDAATTGWYTASPVVTLSATDNVLVSDTQFRLGSGEWQTYVEPFVISDGETEVWYRSTDTNGNVESEKSLGVLRVDTQRPSVEAVADPDARTVTVTASDSGSGIGAIEYSTDTGGTWQAYTEPITAPDGGIRVQVRATDVAGNISAERDAVVIAPKPTGPDPDPASILVSGKLTPGGSITVRYAGAGSAASVELWLHSTPTKLASSTADASGSGLVETAIPEATELGTHELRLVVDGQTIAQTAITVVAADDPNVTVPEPGSGGNSNGNGSGSAGSQATGSAGLARTGSTDGGWTMLAALGLVLVGLVSRRRRA; translated from the coding sequence ATGACAGCCGCGGGGGCGCTCGTGGTGAGCCTGCTGCCGCTGGCGCTCATCTCAAGCGGCGCTCAAGCGGCACCTGTCCCTGCGGCAAAGACCTCGGCCCCAAAGCCAGTTTCACCGGAAGTGCCGCTCGACCCGACAGGGAAAACGCTTGGTGCCATTTCTGGAGTCACGCAGACGGGAAGTGCCGTGACCATGACGGCCGAGCGCGGGGCAATCCGCGTCACCTTCCTTGACGACACGAGCCTGAGGGTGGAGGCCGACCCGTCCGGAATATTCTCTGACCCAGCAAATACGCCACAGGGAGATGTAAAACAATCGGCCAATATTGTTGTTGGTGCCCAGGATTTTGCGGGGACGACGGTATCCCTCGCAAACGGATCAACTATCGCAGTGAGCACTCCACGCGTGACCCTTGAGATAGACAAAGCGACATCACAGATGACGCTCAAGCGCGCCGACGGCAGCGTGGTTTGGGCAGAGAAGTCACCGCTTTCCCTGAGCGCGACGGCGTCAACTCAGACGCTGAAGTCGCAGCCTGGCGAGCAGTTTATTGGTGGCGGAATGCAAAACGGCCGGTCGATCCACACCGGGGCGACCATCAATATTGCCAGGAACAGTGACTGGGACGATGACGGCTACCCAAACGCCGTTCCGTACTACATGAGCAGCAACGGCTACGGGGTGCTTCGTGACACCTTTGCGAAGGGATCGTATGTGTTTGCTGGCGACCCAACACTGAGCCACCAAGAAAAGCGCTTTGATGCGTTCTACTTCGTCGGCGACTACAAACAGTCGCTCGATGGCTACACCAAACTCACTGGGCGGCCGATGATGCCACCGGTGTATGCGCTTGAGTACGGCGATGCAGACTGTTACAACCGGTCAAGTCCTAGCTATAAGCCAAGCGGTTTTGGTGACCCTGGCAACATGAAACAGGTCACTCCCGACGCGGCCAAAGTTGCTCAGGGCTTTGTCGATCACAACATGCCGGGTGGGTGGATGCTCGTGAATGACGGTTACGGCTGTGAGTACACACAGCTTCCAGAGACAACCGCAAAGATCGCGGAGGTTTCCGGCATGAAGACGGGCTTGTGGACGGAGCGTTCCCTCACAAACCAGCCGTATGAGGTCGGCGATGCTGGCATTCGGATGCGCAAGCTTGACGTTGCGTGGGTTGGTTCCGGGTACCGGCTCGCCCTGACCGGTTGTGAAGCCGCCTACAACGGCATTGAACAGAACTCGGACGCCCGGGGTACAGCGCTCATGGTTGAGGGTTGGGCCGGTTCTCAGCGCTGCGGAATGCAGTGGACTGGCGACCACACTGGCAACTTGGATGCGGTTCGTTGGCAGGTCTCCGCGTTGACGGGGGCAGGCAACTCTGGTCTCGCGTTTACAACCGGCGACGTTGACGGAATCTTTGGTGGCTCGATGCAGAGCTACGTCCGAGACCTCCAGTGGAAGACTTTTGCGCCTGCCCTCTATTCGATGAGCGGATGGGCGAGCACCGATAAGCGCCCGTGGCTGTACGGCGATGAAGCCACTGAGATAAACCGAAGCTATCTTGAGCTGCGTCAGCGACTCCTGCCATACATCTACACACTTGCCGCCGAGTCGCACTCGAGCGGTACCCCGATGATGCGTTCGCTGGCCCTTGAATACCCAAACGACCCGGCGTCGTACAGCGCAGAGGCGAATAACGAGTTTTTGCTTGGCAACGATTTTTTGGTTGCGCCGGTGTTCACAGCGAGTAACGTTCGCAACGGTATCTACCTGCCCGAGGGAACTTGGGTCGACTACTGGAGCGGAGAGCTGTACCAGGGTGGGCGGGTGCTGAACGGCTATAGCGCGCCACTCGACATGCTGCCTGTCTTTGTGCGTGCCGGAGCCGTTGTTCCTCAGGGCATCGCTGCTCGAAACTCCGCGTTGACCCCAGAAGACTCGGCAATTACGGTTGATATCTACCCAGCCGGTACATCAACGTTCACCCTGTATGAGGACGATAAGACGACTCGCGCCTACCAGAGCGGTGCCGCGAGTTCGCAGGAGTTCACCGTATCGGCCCCTGAATCCGATGCTGGGGATGTCTCCGTCACGGTGGGCGCCCGGGTTGGGGAATACTCTGGGAAGTCAGCGTCGCGCCCGTACGTGCTCGATGTGCACAGCGGAACTCGTCCGGATGCCGTCGAGCGAGACGGCGTTGCCCTCGATGTACTGGCAGACCGTGCGGCATTTGATGCCGCCGATCAGGGCTGGTTTTACGACGCGGATGCCGCCGGCGGCACCGTGCACGTCAAGGTTGGCGCGGTCGGCTCTGGCACCGCAGCCGCAGTTGTACTGAAAGGCGCGAGTGCCGTTGGTGGCTCAGACTCCGATGCGCTTGCCGCGCAGGTTGATGTCCAGCTTGACGACCAGGTGTTTCTCGAAGGGGAGACCACAGCAACGGTTGTCTTCACGAATACGGGAGATCAGGCCAAGACCGAGGTTTCGGTAGAACCTGTGCTTCCGGCGAACTGGACGCTGACCAAGCCCGTTGCAGCATCCATTGCGCGGGTAGAGCCTGGAGCCTTGGCAACGGTGACCTTCACCGCCAAACCATCGGCTGGCGCGGCCGGTGGGCCGCAGACGGTGTCGGCAAAGGCAACATACACGGATGCAGGGGGCACACTCCAGTCAGTCGAAGGCGCCAACCAAATCTATGTTGGCTATGGGTCGATCGCAGGGGCGTACAACCTCGTTTCAACAACCGATTTGGCGACACGGACGGCGGGAAACTTCGACGGAGGGGGATCCTCCTTGTCCGCCGAGGAACTCGCCAAGCAAGGGATCGTGCCGGGAGCGCCTGTCACGGTTGGGACGGGAGACTCGGCAGTTACGTACACCTGGCCAAACGTAGCCAACGGCACTCCAAACAGCGTGCAACTCGACGGCCAGACCATTTCGGTCGGCGGAACAGGAACCCACCTTGCCATCCTTGGATCTGCCGCGAGTACGGCAGGTGTCGCCAATGAGGTGAAGCTGCAGTACACCGATGGCAGCACCCAGATGGCGACGTTTACGTATCCCAACTGGTTGCAGCCAACCGATCTGAAGGGCGCGACTCTGGCGATTTCGACTCAGGGCCGGAACAGCGCCACGAACCCTGCAGGTTACGAATACGGGCAGTACAAATATCAGGTGTTCCAAGCCATGGTCCGGCTGAACCCCGTCAAGGAACTGAAATCAGTCACATTGCCGGTGAACAGCGCGGTAAAGATCTTCGACTGGAACGTCGTCGCTCGGGCGCTGCCGGCTCCGGTGACCGCCGACGCTTTTGTGTCGGATCTCGCGTGGGTTTCGGCAACAAACGGCTATGGGGTGATTGGTAAAGATGTTGCCAATAAGGATTCGGCGTCCTCGCCTGACCTTCCGCTCGTGATTAACACGTCTGCAGAGCTCAAAAAGACCTACACAAAGGGGCTTGGAGTGCACGCGCCGTCAAAGATCACTTACTATCTTGGCGGAAGCTGCAGCACCTTTACCGCTGATGTTGGCCTTGAGGACGCGTTCAATGGAACGGTCATCTTCAAGGTTGACGTCGATGGGGTCAAGAAGTACCAGGGCACAACGTTCAAGGCAGGATTCCCGACGGAGAGCATCGCGATTGATGTGACGGGCGCCCAGTACATCGATCTCATTGTTGACCCGATCGACCCGAAGGCAATCTCTGGCGCTCACGGCGTTTGGGGTGACGCAAGGGTCACCTGCGCCGAGCCGGATACCGAACCGCCATTGACAACGGCGACGTCGAGCGTTGATGCGGCGACAACGGGTTGGTACACCGCTTCACCTGTCGTGACGCTGAGCGCAACGGATAATGTGCTGGTGAGTGACACACAATTCCGTCTTGGGTCCGGCGAATGGCAGACCTATGTCGAACCGTTCGTTATTTCGGATGGAGAGACCGAGGTCTGGTATCGCTCAACAGACACGAACGGCAATGTTGAATCCGAGAAATCACTTGGAGTGCTCCGTGTGGATACGCAGCGACCGTCGGTTGAAGCGGTTGCTGATCCTGACGCGCGAACCGTGACGGTAACGGCATCCGACAGCGGGTCCGGAATTGGCGCGATCGAGTATTCAACGGATACGGGAGGCACCTGGCAGGCCTACACCGAGCCGATCACGGCACCGGATGGCGGCATCCGCGTGCAGGTACGGGCAACAGATGTGGCAGGCAACATTTCCGCAGAGCGTGACGCGGTTGTGATTGCGCCAAAGCCGACTGGTCCTGACCCAGATCCGGCAAGCATATTGGTTTCCGGCAAGTTGACTCCCGGTGGATCGATCACCGTCCGCTACGCTGGCGCCGGATCTGCGGCAAGCGTTGAGCTGTGGTTGCATTCCACCCCAACAAAGCTTGCGTCGAGTACCGCGGATGCGTCGGGCTCCGGCCTCGTCGAGACCGCGATTCCTGAGGCTACGGAGTTGGGGACGCACGAGCTGCGTCTTGTGGTTGACGGACAGACGATTGCGCAGACGGCCATAACGGTTGTGGCGGCTGATGACCCCAACGTCACGGTTCCTGAGCCGGGTTCCGGCGGAAACAGCAACGGCAACGGTTCGGGGTCGGCTGGTTCGCAGGCCACCGGATCTGCCGGGCTCGCCAGAACGGGCTCCACGGATGGGGGCTGGACGATGCTCGCTGCCCTTGGCCTTGTGCTCGTCGGCCTCGTCAGTCGCCGACGTCGAGCGTAG